Part of the Leptolyngbya sp. BL0902 genome, TGGGTCGTTTGCTGGGCCAGGTTAAACACCTTAAACCCCTGGGGATTGTGGCTCACCTGGTAGGGAATCATCCCCTGGCGCAGCAGCGCATGGCCGAGGTGCAGTAGGTCAGAATCGGCGGAACAAATGAAGACTTCCCGAATGGAAGGATGGTGCAGCGAAATCAGCGATGCATCCAGAGACATCTTGATATCGGCGCTATTTTTCCCAGACGGAACGTGGATCATCTGGTAGCCCCGCCGATAAAACTCCTGGTCGCGATTGCCCAGGGTGCGCCAATTGCCAAAGGCCAGCCGATAGCGCAGCGGATAGTGCGCCAAAGACTGGAGATGGGCTTCGAGGGCGGCGGGTGGGTTCATGTTCTCGGCATCCACCAGCAACAGCCCAGACCAAGGCACTGTCGGATCTATCCTGACAGCCAGGGATGGGTTAGGGCCATCTTGGGGCAGGGAGGCTGTCGGGGCATCGGCTACCACCTCGGCGGATGCAGTCCCTAGGGCAGCGGACGGCTCACCTTCCGCAGGGATGGGCGTTGTATCAGAGGGTGGCGGCGGCGCAGGATCTAGGGGCAACGGGGTCAAGATCTGCTGCACCCGCTGGATCACCTGACCATAGGCTTTGGTCGATGGAAAGCGTGGCCCAAAGAGCTGATCCAAAAGATGATCCACCGCCCGACGGAGGCTTTCTGTATCGGTGTGGTGCGCCAACAGGGCAGCAATAACCGTGGGCTGAGCTTCCACCGGATCAGACTGCAACCAAACCAGTCCACTTTTTGTTAGCAAATGAGGATACTGCTGGCGGGCAGCGACGGCAGTAGCGTGAATCAAACGGGCAATGGCTTCACATTGATCAAGCCTAGGCGGCGCATCGGGCACAGAAGTCATGGGCCAAGTCAACAAGAGGACTGGGGAAACAATACCAACGCTACCCAGCATTTTCCACCGGAGGGGCGAGGTTCTTCCCCTAGACTACCCATTTTCCAGGCATGCTACCGTCGAACAGAGGAAAAGCAGGCGTGCTTTGGGTCTGTGCCCATCACCTGATGCGATGCGACATGGGCAGAAACCCGTTTCTAAAAAGGTTCCTAAAAAGTAGAATGGGCAGCCTTGTATCTAGTTTTGTAATCTATCCTTTTTCTTTTCTTCACTCATCAAGTTCGTTGGCATTCTGTGGCGCGATGCAAATTATTTCTAGCAACGCAAGAACCCACGGAATACCCTAATCTTCCCGACTTGTCTTCCCGTCGCCACTCGGCATTATCATGGTCTAGAGTTCGCAACCCGTGCAGCAGTAGGAGTTAGGGACGTGGAGTCCAGATATACCCCCGCCGAGATTGAGCCAAAGTGGCAGCAGGTTTGGGCCGATCAGCGGCTAGACCAGGCATCGGACGAGGCCGACAAGCCCAAGTTCTATGCCCTGTCGATGTTCCCGTATCCGTCGGGCAATTTGCACATGGGCCACGTTCGCAACTACACCATTACCGACGTGGTGGCGCGGGTGCGGCGAATGCAGGGCTATCGGGTGCTGCACCCCATGGGCTGGGACGCCTTTGGCCTGCCTGCGGAAAATGCGGCCATTGATCGCGGCATTCACCCCGCCCAGTGGACGTACCAAAATATTGACCAAATGCGGGCGCAGCTCCAGGAATTGGGCCTCTCCTACGACTGGGATCGGGAGGTGGCCACCTGTGCGCCGGATTATTACCGCTGGACGCAGTGGATTTTCATCCAAATGCTGACCATGGGTCTCGCCTACCAAAAAGAGGCGGCGGTGAACTGGGACCCCATCGACCAAACGGTGCTGGCTAACGAGCAGGTGGATAGCGAAGGGCGTTCCTGGCGTTCCGGTGCCCTGGTGGAGAAAAAGCTGCTGCGCCAGTGGTTTTTGAAAATTACCGACTACGCCGAAGAACTGCTGCAAGACCTGGATAAACTCCCCGGCTGGCCGGAGCGGGTGCGGACGATGCAGGCCAACTGGATCGGCAAATCCACCGGGGCACGGGTGGTCTTCACCACGGAGGGCGGCGACGAGTTGCCCGTGTTCACCACGCGGCCCGATACCCTGTGGGGGGCCACCTTTATGGTGTTATCGCCGGAGCATCCCCTGGTGGAGAAGCTGACCGCACCGGATCGCGTGGCCACGGTGGAGGACTACCGCAAGGAATCCGCCGCTAAGAGCGAAATCGACCGCACCGCCGAA contains:
- a CDS encoding NYN domain-containing protein, with the translated sequence MTSVPDAPPRLDQCEAIARLIHATAVAARQQYPHLLTKSGLVWLQSDPVEAQPTVIAALLAHHTDTESLRRAVDHLLDQLFGPRFPSTKAYGQVIQRVQQILTPLPLDPAPPPPSDTTPIPAEGEPSAALGTASAEVVADAPTASLPQDGPNPSLAVRIDPTVPWSGLLLVDAENMNPPAALEAHLQSLAHYPLRYRLAFGNWRTLGNRDQEFYRRGYQMIHVPSGKNSADIKMSLDASLISLHHPSIREVFICSADSDLLHLGHALLRQGMIPYQVSHNPQGFKVFNLAQQTTHTIALPSESGEVRSPSAAKATPHIPTSPAQMKHWLRILILQEQQANPGQPVTVGRLGALFRERNHIGPNQILQTSGDYATLTQLLEADDTFVLTPAAEGNGVYVALKLPSPEGLTALLPKPDQPFAGPITDAQSLEQAILSVLPSLIAQPGGLVSLSVLSSTFAQVYQQPMNQTLQSIGEPKGLPKFLAKCTSIRLQRKGKDWQVGLALPG